A part of Chroicocephalus ridibundus chromosome 5, bChrRid1.1, whole genome shotgun sequence genomic DNA contains:
- the CFAP96 gene encoding cilia-and flagella-associated protein 96, translated as MPAEGKSDMERIGLFSEMGYITIGDKYVPRYMCAFNEAASKNRQMLPGGTKTLSALQAGYFEPQFVRIFDGEAYSNPVQLRRRYRLAESKKNLGKAFLPSNGDKLPCGLGSYYGTIGGSYAYFSPQLKARERYVPPGKNFYTNPGKKGTGYGYANLTIGEQYPHESDGYEVERINAKKAQEEHKRLLKGGPFKLNLYPQAYFDTNPYFNDKPLPPVKTPLAEKPIASPFKPSSPAKKSGGMKGGTFDPYPSHSADPYVIKKSAAVATTKGRQIFHPPAGPKSRPVTSIITLNVTRSLNVKNYKTAQLTTY; from the exons ATGCCTGCCGAAGGGAAAAGTGATATGGAGAGGATCGGCCTCTTCAGTGAAATGGGTTATATTACCATAGGAGATAAATATGTACCACGTTATATGT GCGCTTTTAATGAAGCTGCAAGCAAGAACAGACAGATGTTACCTGGGGGGACCAAAACATTGTCAGCTCTGCAGGCAGGTTATTTTGAGCCCCAGTTTGTGAGGATTTTCGATGGTGAAGCCTACTCAAACCCTGTTCAGCTAAGGAGACGCTATAGATTGGCAGAATCAAAGAAAAATTTGGGCAAAGCTTTCCTCCCAAGTAATGGAGACAAATTGCC ATGTGGACTCGGCAGCTATTATGGAACCATAGGAGGTTCGTATGCATACTTCAGTCCACAACTGAAAGCCAGAGAAAGATACGTTCCTCCTGGAAAGAATTTTTATACTAAtccaggaaagaaaggaactggaTATGG ttatgCAAACCTTACCATAGGCGAACAATATCCGCATGAATCTGATGGGTATGAAGTAGAAAGAATAAATGCAAAG aaagctCAAGAGGAACATAAACGGTTGCTTAAAGGAGGGCCTTTCAAGTTAAATCTATATCCCCAGGCGTATTTTGACACGAATCCCTATTTTAATGACAAACCTTTGCCACCTGTGAAGACACCACTTGCAGAGAAGCCAATTGCATCACCTTTCAAACCAAGTTCTCCTGCTAAAAAG tcagggGGCATGAAAGGAGGCACATTTGATCCTTACCCAAGCCATTCCGCTGACCCGTATGTAATTAAAAAATCTGCGGCTGTTGCAACTACTAAAGGACGACAGATTTTTCATCCTCCTGCTGGACCAAAAAGCAGACCTGTTACAAGCATAATAACTTTAAATGTCACAAG ATCATTAAATGTAAAGAACTACAAGACTGCACAGCTGACGACTTATTAG